The DNA window AGCCGGACAAGCAGCCAAGCCCTCCGGTGCCGGGAATCCCGCGCTTCCAGAGCTCGATCCTGGCTCAGACTGGCCTCTCTTCTATAAGGCGCGAAATCGGCCTGGATATGGTCAACCGATTCGGAAGTCGCGCGCGGGCGAAGCAGCTTCATCCTATAGCGATGGCACCGGGCGCGAACCGTGGCGTCTCCTCGATTCTGAGCGCCCCTGCCTTGCAGTCGAGGAAGTGCTGCACCAGGGCCGGATGTCGCTGCGCTCGCGGAAGCGAGGAAGAACATCGTTGCTGGTAGCATGACTCCCGGGATCCAGAGAGTGGCGGTATCAGGACGCGCACCCGAAGAAACGACGCCATGAGACCTGCAGCGGGCCCTTTGACCTTACTTCGTACGGATCGCGTGGTACTCATCGCCAGCGCTGGCGCTGTCGTGGCGATCACGCTGCGGTCGATACCCGGATTCGTTGACCGCCTCTACTACTTGGAGATCGGGTCAGATCTGTTTCTCGTTCTGATGACGATCGTGGCACTGCTCTCCGGCCTGGCTCAGCTACCAGTTCGCGAGGAGCGTGCTTTTTGGCGCACCGTCGCCTGCGCCTTCGGTGCATGGGCGGTGATCCTGACGCTTTACCTCTTGACGCCAGACCAGTGGTGGACCTCGACTTTCGACCTCGCCGGAGACTCGATCTACCTGGGTTTCTACCTCTTCCTGCTCGCGGCGGTGGACGGGCGCCCTGACCTACGTTTCGAGCACCGCATTCACGGGATCAGCAGGCGCTACCGATTGCCAGGAACGGTGCTCTTCAGCTTCGGTTTGTTTGCCTACTTCGTCGTGGTTCCCGCGGTTCTGAGCCCAGATATGTATTGGTCCTGGTCCCCTTCGCTGTTCTTTTATCTCGCGCTCGACCTCTATCTTGCAGCACGGCTCCTGGTACTGTCTCGGGTCGCGCGAACGGCTCGCTGGCGACGGTGCTTCGCCTTGATGGCAGCAGTGGTCGGAGTCTTCCTGGCCAGCGACTCGGTCGAGCTGCTGCAGCTCCGCGGCGCCATTTCGGCGGACCTGGGACCGGCAGCGCTTTGGATGCTCCCCAGTATCGTCATCATTGCGATCGTGCGACTGCGGGCCCTGCCGGTCGCCGGAACCGAGTCCGCCGCTGCCGATTCCCGCTGGACGGCGATCAAGACCCTGGCTCAAGGGGCGCCGTTCCTGACCTACGCCCTCTTCCTGCCGTTGGTCCATTTCGCCGTCTACGGTTCAGGACTTTTCGACGAAATTACGCGCCAGGTTCATGAGAATCTGGTCCTGGTCTGGCTGACCTGCCTGGGAGGACTCTCGCTGGTCCAGTATCTCGATCTGGAGCGCAAGCACGATTCGTTGGTCGACCAGCGCCGTTTGAGTGAGGAACGACTCTGGCAATTGGCGAACTTCGACCAGCTGACCGGGCTGCCGAATCGAGTCCTCTTCCACGATCGATTCTCGCATGCGCTGAAGCATGCCCGGAGGAACCATGAACTCCTGGCCATCGTCTTCGCCGATCTCGACGATTTCAAGCGCGTCAACGACGCCTACGGCCACGCTGCAGGCGACCAACTGCTTCAGGGTGTCGCGCAGCGCATGATGCGCTGCGTCAGGGATTCGGACACGGTGGCGCGGCTGGGCGGAGACGAGTTCACGGTCATCCTCGAGGGGCTGGACGGCGCCGACCACGTCGAGCGACTGGCGCACCGGATCAGCTCTGCCATATCGAGGCCCTTCGAGGTCGGAGACCACGTCGTCACACTCAGGAGCAGTCTCGGTGTCGGCA is part of the bacterium genome and encodes:
- a CDS encoding EAL domain-containing protein, which encodes MTLLRTDRVVLIASAGAVVAITLRSIPGFVDRLYYLEIGSDLFLVLMTIVALLSGLAQLPVREERAFWRTVACAFGAWAVILTLYLLTPDQWWTSTFDLAGDSIYLGFYLFLLAAVDGRPDLRFEHRIHGISRRYRLPGTVLFSFGLFAYFVVVPAVLSPDMYWSWSPSLFFYLALDLYLAARLLVLSRVARTARWRRCFALMAAVVGVFLASDSVELLQLRGAISADLGPAALWMLPSIVIIAIVRLRALPVAGTESAAADSRWTAIKTLAQGAPFLTYALFLPLVHFAVYGSGLFDEITRQVHENLVLVWLTCLGGLSLVQYLDLERKHDSLVDQRRLSEERLWQLANFDQLTGLPNRVLFHDRFSHALKHARRNHELLAIVFADLDDFKRVNDAYGHAAGDQLLQGVAQRMMRCVRDSDTVARLGGDEFTVILEGLDGADHVERLAHRISSAISRPFEVGDHVVTLRSSLGVGIYPRDGEDLDTLLASADAAMYEGKRIRKTGGTNVRFFAHAEHGEWRDRLRLETELQRAIENSEFVLFYQPIWSVSGDCWIGLEALIRWRHPERGLIEPGAFIPMAERTGLIDSIDAWVLKSGLRQLESWHRMGLFELRLAINLSAGNFHDPELPRRIAGMLEALELEPASLEIELTETTLLDDLDDAARFCQQLAAVGVAVSIDDFGAGQTSLRHLTHLSAAKLKIDRSLIQEAVEKPKAAAVVAGIVAMAHQMGLSVLAEGVETAEERAFVQDQRCDEIQGFLLGRPQPPAEITRLMHPAGPQTTDAQPSPLDEKVPDSSI